The stretch of DNA GCATCGTTGGGACCAGGTGTGACCATCAGCAGTTCTTTATCCGGATAGTCTTGTCGGAACATGGTCAGCGCTTGAGACACACGGGCATTGAGATTGATGCGGCCGGCCTGGTCCCCGATCGTCAAGAATCCCTTGTCCCGAAGGCGACAAATACGTGGAGCGTCACCCGATTCGCGCCATGCCGCACAGGGTGGCGGCATGCGACCCATCGGGTTGATCATGACCATGAGATCCACCTGCTTGGCAACGGCCAGGTCAAAGTACGCAGGCCGACCGATTCCCGCGTCGATATAATCGCGGCCCTGGATGCGGACGGGGCAGAAATAGACCGGTGCAGCGGAGGAAGCGGTGACGGCCTGGGCGATGGAAATATCCCGTAGGCCTTCTTCGCCGAAGATGACGCATTCCCCGGTTTCCAGGTCGATAGCCGGGATATACAGGTCTTTGCGGAGGTCGGAAAACCGCAACCCCAGTCCCTTGGTCATGAACGTTTTTTCGAGGTATCGGGCGAAGGGCTCCAATCGATAAATGCCGCTGGGTAGCGCATCTTGAGCCTCGTCCAAGAGGTCGATGAGCGTCATCTCCTGGTAGTTGCGGGCATAGAGCTTCAGCAATGGGATCAATTGTTTGGTCGCCCGCCAGATCGTTTTCACACCTTCCCCGATGGCCGGTCTGAAGATATCTCGGTGCTCAAAATAGTAGGGGCGTTTTCCGGACAGATTCGTATCGAGGATCTCTTCCGGCTTGACCCCTTGTGCAAGTAGGGCGGCGACAGCCGATCCGGCGCTCACGCCGACATACATGTCGAAATCATTGCTGGTGAACGACTCACCGAAAAAATCGTCCAGCCCGGTCAAGGCGCCGACTTCGAAGAGATAGCCCGTGAAGCCGCCACCCGTTAGGGCCAATCCCAATTTTGTCGATCGCCGAGTTAGCATAAAGCCTTCTCGCTGCTTCCTGAAGGCCTAACGGTTCTTGAACCGAGGCTGTCGTTTTTCCAAGAAAGCGGCTGTTCCTTCTTTCCGATCATCGGTATCGCAGAGTGTTCCGAAAAGCCGGGCTTCCAGATCCAAACCATCTGAAAGATTCACCTCACTCCCCTGACGAATCGCTTGGAGCGACGTTCGGAGCGCCACTTGGCTTTTCGCAGCCATCGTGCGCGCCAGTCCCAGCGCTTGTCGCAGGAGGTCATCGGCGGATACCACCTGAGACACCAAACCCAGACTCATGGCTTCTTGAGCTGAAACTGGCTCGCCTGTCAGGATCAATTCCATGGCCTTGGATTGGCCGATCAGCCGAGGAAGACGCTGAGTGCCGCCGAATCCCGGCATGATGCCCAGGTTGATTTCCGGCTGGCCAAGTCTGATGCCTTCTGCTGCAAGGCGGATGTGACAGCACATGGCCAATTCCAATCCTCCTCCCAAACAAGCCCCGTTGATCGCCGCAATGACCGGTTTTTTAAGAGCCTCTATCTTGTTCAAAATCATCTGCCCTCGACGAGCCATCGCTTCTCCCTCAACTGACGACGGAATGGAGGCCAGCACTCGAATATCAGCACCTGCGACAAAAAATCGGCCGGCGCCCGTGAACACCACAGCCTTCACGCCTTCGTCGTTCGCGAGCGAGTCGAACGTGGTGCTCAACTCCGTGAGGAGTTCAGGTGTGAGGGCGTTGACGGGCGGATGATTGAGGGTCACGAGCGCGACGCCTTCTTCAATTTTGCAACTGTGCATGGCACCTGTCAGGACAGTCATGATGCGTTTCCTTCCTCGTCCTATTCAGAGGCCGATCCGGCGACATTCAGTATGTAAAGAAGCCTCGTCCAGCCATCTGTCCTGTGAATCCGGCATCCACCATTCGGCGCAACATCGGCGCAGGCCAAAAGCGTGGACCCAATGTCTCCGCAAAATCTTCAAGCTCATGTAGAGCCTGATCAATCCCCAGCTGATCCGCGAAATGCAACGGACCTTCCTTGTCCTTTGGATAGCCGATTCCGGCCATCATCGCCAGGTCGATATCTGCTGCAGAGGCGACTCCTTCTTGGAGCGCGATAACTGCCTCATTGGTCATGGCTAGGAGCAATCGTGATCGACTCCATCGCGCCGCAGCATGATCGGCATCAGGTCTGAATACTTGGAGAAGTCGTTCAAGTTCTTGATCTCGATCGCCTTCCTCTCCGCTGACATAGTTGTAAAAGCCATGACCCGATTTGACTCCTAGCCGACCCGCCTTCAGCATGGCTTCAAGCAGGGGAGCCGGCATCATGCGTGGCCCATAGCTGCGGTACAGAATGCGAGCCACCTCGAAGGAGATATCGAGACCCACCGCATCCAGGAGGGCAAGTGGACCGACGGGCATGCCGAATGACACCATCTCCCGATCGATTTCTTGTACCGTGGTCGCTCCGTCCTGCAGCGCGCGAACGGCTTCGTTCACATAGGCCATCAGCAGGCGATTGACTAAGAATCCCGCACATTCCTTCACGACGATCGGCAGTTTCCCGATGCCTTCCACGAAGCTGGCAGCATCATCCACGGTTTGTGGAGAGGTGGCCAACCCTGGCACGACCTCTACGAGTCGCATGACATAGGCCGGATTGAAATAATGGAGACCGACCACCTTGTTCGGCCGCGTCGTAGCTGCGCCAAGAGCCGAGATGGATAGTGCCGACGTGTTGCTGGCCAAGATCGTGCTGCGCTGGCAGATTTGGTCCAACTGCTGAAAGACCTGTGCCTTGAGTTTTAGGTCTTCCGACACTGCCTCGATCACCACATCGACGTCCTTGAGCCCGTCGAGACCGGAGGAGACGGTGACGAGCAACATCTTCTCCTCAAGTTGCTCAGCGCTCATTTTCCCCTTGTTGACCCGTGCCTGATAGATCGCTCGTACCGACTCGACGCCCCGTTTCGTCAAGGAATCATTCGTGTCGGCGAGTACGACCGGCAGTCCCGCATAGCTCACCACTTCCGCGATCTGCGCTCCCATCGTCCCTGCGCCGACAACCCCGACTTTATAGACGTACATGTCGCACTCCTGTTCTCTGTCATCCCAACATCATGACGGATTCCATTCGTTCGGGTGATGCTTGACGCGTAGAAAGTTCATACTTGCTCCAACACCATTGCCGCCCCTTGTCCTCCACCCACGCACATCGTCACGGCCCCCAGCGCTGCCCCGCGTCGGCGCATTTCGTGCAGAAGCGTGATGACGAGACGAGTGCCGGTCATCCCGACCGGGTGACCCAAGGCGATTGCGCCGCCGTTGAGGTTGACGAGGTCTCGTTTAAGACCCAACAATCGCTCGACGACAAGGTACTGAGCGGCAAACGCTTCGTTCACCTCGATCAGTTCAAGATCGGCCAAACCGAGGCCGGCTCGTTTGAGTGCCGCCGGGAGTGCCTCCACTGGCCCGATGCCCATGCGTGCCGGGTCCACGCCCACAAACGCATAGCTCTTCACACGGCCGAACGGATGCATGCCAAGTTCCTTGGCCCGTTCAGCCGACATGACGAGCGCAGCAGCACCTCCGTCGTTGAGCGGACAGCTGTTGCCCGCAGTGACGGTGCCTCCCTCCTTGAAAAGTGGAGGATAGAGGGTCAGTTGAGGTTCGGTCAGGCCGACATTCGGACCTTCATCCTGAGCTACCACCAACGGAGCAACCTCGCGCCCTGCAACCGACTTGGACAGGGTAACGGGCACGATCTCTTCTTTCAGACGACCTTCCCGTATGGCTTTGAATGCGCGTCGGTGGCTGTCGATCGCAAACTGGTCTTGCTCTACGCGACTGATACCAAACTCCTCAGCCAAGGTTTCCGCCGTCCGGCCCATGAGTTGGCCGCAGAATGGGTCCGTCAATCCTTCCCAA from Nitrospira sp. encodes:
- a CDS encoding patatin-like phospholipase family protein — protein: MLTRRSTKLGLALTGGGFTGYLFEVGALTGLDDFFGESFTSNDFDMYVGVSAGSAVAALLAQGVKPEEILDTNLSGKRPYYFEHRDIFRPAIGEGVKTIWRATKQLIPLLKLYARNYQEMTLIDLLDEAQDALPSGIYRLEPFARYLEKTFMTKGLGLRFSDLRKDLYIPAIDLETGECVIFGEEGLRDISIAQAVTASSAAPVYFCPVRIQGRDYIDAGIGRPAYFDLAVAKQVDLMVMINPMGRMPPPCAAWRESGDAPRICRLRDKGFLTIGDQAGRINLNARVSQALTMFRQDYPDKELLMVTPGPNDALLFERSFLSYRDRVHLLRDGYLSVVTLVREAYENVQAQFARHGIVVEQTSFEPRVASRMARFDQIVAASSPPQRPVTGVKIGLDAARTALYQAK
- a CDS encoding enoyl-CoA hydratase, which translates into the protein MTVLTGAMHSCKIEEGVALVTLNHPPVNALTPELLTELSTTFDSLANDEGVKAVVFTGAGRFFVAGADIRVLASIPSSVEGEAMARRGQMILNKIEALKKPVIAAINGACLGGGLELAMCCHIRLAAEGIRLGQPEINLGIMPGFGGTQRLPRLIGQSKAMELILTGEPVSAQEAMSLGLVSQVVSADDLLRQALGLARTMAAKSQVALRTSLQAIRQGSEVNLSDGLDLEARLFGTLCDTDDRKEGTAAFLEKRQPRFKNR
- a CDS encoding 3-hydroxyacyl-CoA dehydrogenase, which gives rise to MYVYKVGVVGAGTMGAQIAEVVSYAGLPVVLADTNDSLTKRGVESVRAIYQARVNKGKMSAEQLEEKMLLVTVSSGLDGLKDVDVVIEAVSEDLKLKAQVFQQLDQICQRSTILASNTSALSISALGAATTRPNKVVGLHYFNPAYVMRLVEVVPGLATSPQTVDDAASFVEGIGKLPIVVKECAGFLVNRLLMAYVNEAVRALQDGATTVQEIDREMVSFGMPVGPLALLDAVGLDISFEVARILYRSYGPRMMPAPLLEAMLKAGRLGVKSGHGFYNYVSGEEGDRDQELERLLQVFRPDADHAAARWSRSRLLLAMTNEAVIALQEGVASAADIDLAMMAGIGYPKDKEGPLHFADQLGIDQALHELEDFAETLGPRFWPAPMLRRMVDAGFTGQMAGRGFFTY
- a CDS encoding thiolase family protein, whose amino-acid sequence is MKDLVIVAGVRTPIGNFGGALKDVPAQKLGELTVREILGRTGLDPKLVEEVIIGCVGQPSDAYNIARVIALQAGLPLRTPAYTVQRNCSSGLQPIVNAYQNLQSEDADVQIVGGVESMSRAPYLSRDMRWGKRLRHAEFVDSIWEGLTDPFCGQLMGRTAETLAEEFGISRVEQDQFAIDSHRRAFKAIREGRLKEEIVPVTLSKSVAGREVAPLVVAQDEGPNVGLTEPQLTLYPPLFKEGGTVTAGNSCPLNDGGAAALVMSAERAKELGMHPFGRVKSYAFVGVDPARMGIGPVEALPAALKRAGLGLADLELIEVNEAFAAQYLVVERLLGLKRDLVNLNGGAIALGHPVGMTGTRLVITLLHEMRRRGAALGAVTMCVGGGQGAAMVLEQV